A single window of Nomascus leucogenys isolate Asia chromosome 18, Asia_NLE_v1, whole genome shotgun sequence DNA harbors:
- the TSPAN14 gene encoding tetraspanin-14, whose amino-acid sequence MHYYRYSNAKVSCWYKYLLFSYNIIFWLAGVVFLGVGLWAWSEKGVLSDLTKVTRMHGIDPVVLVLMVGVVMFTLGFAGCVGALRENICLLNFFCGTIVLIFFLELAVAVLAFLFQDWVRDRFREFFESNIKSYRDDIDLQNLIDSLQKANQCCGAYGPEDWDLNVYFNCSGASYSREKCGVPFSCCVPDPAQKVVNTQCGYDVRIQLKSKWDESIFTKGCIQALESWLPRNIYIVAGVFIAISLLQIFGIFLARTLISDIEAVKAGHHF is encoded by the exons TTGGCTGGAGTTGTCTTCCTTGGAGTCGGGCTTTGGGCATGGAGCGAAAAG ggTGTGCTGTCCGACCTCACCAAAGTGACCCGGATGCATGGAATCGACCCTGTGGTGCTGGTCCTGATGGTGGGCGTGGTGATGTTCACCCTGGGGTTCGCCGGCTGTGTGGGGGCTCTGCGGGAGAATATCTGCCTGCTCAACTTT TTCTGTGGCACCATCGTGCTCATCTTCTTCCTGGAGCTGGCTGTGGCGGTGCTGGCCTTCCTGTTCCAGGACTGGGTGAGGGACCGGTTCCGGGAGTTCTTCGAGAGCAACATCAAGTCCTACCGGGACGATATCGACCTGCAGAACCTCATCGACTCCCTTCAGAAAGCT AACCAGTGCTGTGGCGCATATGGCCCTGAAGACTGGGACCTCAACGTCTACTTCAATTGCAGTGGTGCCAGCTACAGCCGAGAGAAGTGTGGGGTCCCCTTCTCCTGCTGCGTGCCAGATCCTGCG CAAAAAGTTGTGAACACACAGTGTGGATATGATGTCAGGATTCAG CTGAAGAGCAAGTGGGATGAGTCCATCTTCACAAAAGGCTGCATCCAGGCGCTGGAAAGCTGGCTCCCGCGGAACATTTACATTGTGGCTGGCGTCTTCATCGCCATCTCGCTGTTGCAG ATATTTGGCATCTTCCTGGCGAGGACCCTGATCTCAGACATCGAGGCAGTGAAGGCCGGCCATCACTTCTGA